The window GCCGGACGACCACGGGCTGACACAAACGTCATGGATGAGCTTCTCAACCAGGCGGCTCCTCTCGCCGCCGGTGCCGCAGACCCGTCTCGAACCACAATCATAGATCAGTGGTGATGGGACGCGTTGCACCTTAGATCGATGCAGCTGTGGCGGCGCTTGGTATGTGGCGGCGTCAGGGCCGGGGCAGGTAGGGTGGAGTGGGTCGTCGATGGCTATCAATGCACGGCGAGATCTGGCAGGCGGTGTGTGGTGGAGTGAGGGGAAGGAGGTGTCGTCCTGGTGATCCGCGACGGCCGCGTTCTGGTATTCCACGACGTATCCGAGGCACCGGCGGCGGTGGCGTCCTGGTGATCcgcgatggcggcggcggtcgccggcgTCGCGGCATCGTCTCATCAGCGTCGGCTTCTGCGGCTGCACCTCGTCCGGAGACGAGGAGTAGCGGCTTGGGATCTCATCCGGACAGGAGGAGATGtgcggcgaattgtttttttttcaaGAGGTAAAAGCACGGCAGACCCAGGAACTTGTCCGGCCCGTGATGTTTCAGCCCACAAACTTGCAAAACTCCACTCCGCCACCCACAAACTTGCAGCCCATGTGCAAAAACACCCAAAGCCAATCCCGTTGCGACATCTGGCCGAGACGGAGCCGAGGCGTTCGTCGCTCCCTTTTGCAGAAACCCCCCTGACATTTACCAGTACTGAACCCGCACTCCACATCTATGGCGACAGTTGATTCAGTATAGAAAGAAGACTGGCTGTACTAACACAAAACGCTACTCGTATTCAGTTGGCAAAGGACAATAGAGCACAACGGCAGATCCTGGATTCGAAACCCGGGCCAAACCCTTTTTTTTGCCATTTTTAACATAGAAAAGATTCAGACTGAAACATAGAAATCAGTTCAGAATTtgctgtacatatgtgccatgactGAAAAAATTCAGAATTTGCTGTACATATGTACCATGACAGTAAAAATTCAGAATTTGATGTACATATGTACAATGACTGAAAATACAGAAATTAAGCACATATTTTAAGCAGCAGAGATTAGTTCAAACATCATTTaaacaagtacaacataaaaaagttTGCTGTCACAGAATACACTTAAGTTTAGCAGCAGCACCATGGAGTTTGCTGTCACAAAATACAtcactaaagaaagttcatccatgAACTCTTACATTTGGTGAGACAAAATGAAGTTCATTCATGAACTTGTAGGTGTACTAATGGAATGGCCTACAAGTTGAAATCTGGAATTTCTGTAGCCCTGTCATCTCCAAACAACCAGTAATATGCACCTCTTCTAGTACCAAATCCAAGTCCTAAAGATGTGTCAAcacctgaagatattccagcacctCTTCCAGTACTAGCTGTTGCAGTGTTCCTTCCCCTTCCAGCTCCTCTTCCAGCTCTACCTCCTGTAGTTCTTCCAGAGATCCTTCCCCTTCCAGCTCCTCTTCCCCTAGCAGCAGCTACAGATGTGCCTGCAATATCAGCAGCTCCTCTTCCAGCTCCCCTCTGTCTTTTATTACCTCTTGCAACATGTTGTGATCCTTCCCCTGTTTCAGCTCTTCGGGATTGCTCTTGTACTCCTGCCTATGTTCATTTCGGTTGTAGTAACTCTAGGTTGTGGAATGGAATCACCTGCAGCTGCAATAAAAGAGGATTGCTGAGGCAATGGTCCATGCTCTCTATGAGGAGCTCTGAATGATCTCTCTTTTTGTGCCATGTTGAAGACCATTGATTGTGGCTGCCGTGAGGGATCTAGTGTAGGATTTGCCAGCCCAGGGAAAATGTTCTACACATAGCATACAATCATCATCAGAAGGAGCTCTAACATTTTAACAACAAAGTGAGAAAAAATGTCATATTTGTAGAAGTTACCTGAAGAAAAGAAGGGTCATCATAATTTTCATCTATTTCATATCCTCCTCCAAGTAGGGCCTCCTGGTACTTGTAGTGGCCCTTCCTGTTGTGGTCAGGCTTGCCACAAATAGAACAATGCATAGTTACTCCTTTTTTGTTCAAATACCTCACACCACCTTTGGTTTTCTCCTCTAGAgctttctttctatttttctttggccttcccacCTGCTTTGTGAACACTGGAGGATAGATTTTGTCAGCTTCAATCTTCTCCCAGTCTTTTGGATCTCTTAAAGGAACCAGGGTATAACCATATGCTTTCAGGTAGGTCTGCACTGTGTAGCAATCATGCACCATGTCCTCGGGGTTAATTCTCTCTTCCCTCATGCAAGCAATGCTATGCccacaaggaacactagacagttgCCACCTTCTACACTCACATTTGTGCAAGCACAGATCCACTAAGTAGCTGGAGTTGCCTGATTGCACTCTAAATAGTTCTTGACCAGCTGGAGAAACATGGCAATTAGCAGCATAAGCTGTGTTTTTCTCAAGTTTTTTTCAAAATCTTAGGACAAACTCTGTTTCCTGTCCACTTTTCCACTGCCTCTCTCTGCTTAATCATCATCCTGTGCATTATCTTATAAAAGATATTTTCTAGCATAGATAGAACTGCCATCTCTCTGGCATCCAGAATATAGCTGCACATGGAAATGATAAGCCATTCAGAACATATGTATGATAAGCACAATAGGCTATGGATGATAAGCATAATAGGCTATATATGATAAGCACAATAAACATgataatatgcaagtgtgtttatATGATAAGCAGAACAACATTTTGTGACAAATTACCTGTTAAAAACCTCTGAATTGTTGTTTAGCAGAATGTCACACTTGCTGAAATCACTAAAATAAGCTTTAACCCATGTATTCACATCCAATCTTTCAGTCCAGTGAAATGCAGCAGAGCAGTGCCCATCCATCCTTTGGCAGTTCTCTCTCCATTTAACTTTGTTTGGAGATCTTGCTATGGCCCATAGATCCTGCTTCAACACTTCCCCTTTGTGTTTTTCATGGAAATTCTGGTATATATGTCTCACACAGAATCTATGCTCTGAATCTGGCCAAATCTTCTTAACTGCATTTATTAAGCCCTTTTGCTTGTCACTCATTATTGTAAATGGAGCAGTGTTTCTCACATTAAGATTATCTCTTACTATGGTTAAGAACCACTCCCACGAACTAGTGCATTCCACTTCTACCCAGCCCATGGCAATAGGGAATATACAATCATTTGGGTCAATGCCAACAGCACTCAGCAAAATTCCCTTAAACCTGGTCTTCATATGACATCCATCAATAAAAATAATTGGTCTACAGCCCTTGAGCCAGCCTCTTTTACATGCATCATAAGACCAGTAAAGGGTTTTCAAGCATTTCCTCCCTAATGGAAAATTTGTGTCCTTCACAAGAGCAGTGGATAGGAGAAATGTGGAACCTGGGTTAGATCTTCTCAGTTCACTTCCATAGTCCCATAATTTGTTGAATTGCTCCTCCTCATATCCATGTATCTCCTTGAGAGCTTGTTTCCTTGCTCTAGCTAACTTCCATCTGTTTGGTGTCACATTGAACTCCTTTGTAACCTTCCTTGAGAAAGTTCCAAGTGACATCTTCTGATCATCCCTAAATTCACCTATGAAGTATGTTGTTAGAAATTTTGAAGTGAGGGACCTCAACTTCCATTTTTTGGGACATCTGTGCTCAGCTGCATATGCCTTGATGACAAAACCCCCTGTTCTGTTGTCTTTACCAGCCTTCAACATCCAGGGGCAACCTTTCTGACATACTGCATCCAGCCTAGATGGCTCATTTTTTACCTTCCTGATCTTAACTCTTTGCCTAATAGAGTATGCTGTTAAAGCATTTCTGAGCTCCTTCACATCAGCAAAAACCATGCCAACTTTAAAAATAGGTGATTTCATGTCAACTTTTGCATTGAAAGCCTTGAATTTGTAATTCAagtactcttcttcttcttttgtcaGGTGCAAATCTTCATCATCAAGAACATACTCAGGTTCCACATCTggctcctccacctcctcttcttcaTGCACATCAAAATCAATGTTGTCATCAAACAAATCATCATCTCCCTCATTAATCTCATAATCACTATCACTGAAGTCGGTATCTGTGTCTGCTAGCTCTGCTTCCTCATTACCATCTTCATTGGCATTATTTGCTTTTGGTGCCATCTCAGATATGGGATCTTCATTCAAAACTTGAGCTTCACAAATAGCCCTACTTGGCATTTTTGTAGGACTGCTAACAACTGCCAATGTTGGGCTTCCTTTATATATCACAGCATCCCTGCAGATTTGTATGAAGTTTGAATGATCAACCAACATGTGAAGTACCTTGTGATCTGCACCTACTTTGATCATATCTTGGACATCTGCATCTCCCCTAATATGCACCAATCCATCTGATAACTCATGCCCAGGTCTGCACCAGTACATGTTCTgctcatcaacaccatagcctagcCACTTCAGATGCTCTTGGAGGACAGAATAGCTTAAATTAGCTGCACTGCAATAATCCAATATCTCTAGAGTAGCCCCATAATATTCCAGATTATTGCTTGGCCCACAAAACAGACCACTGTGCTCAATTTCCATAGTAAAGAAGATGCTCTCAACTGCTACTCCCATTGCAGAATCACAAACTGCACAACAGCAAACACAAGTTGTGTTTATTAGCTACAAATTAAACATACAGCCTAATAATGATGCTGCAATCAAAATCCCTCTTCATATATAAATCTTGTTGAAATGCTCAAATCACAAACCATCTTCAGCAGCAGCAATGCATGTGCACATACAATCCAATAAAAAGTAAGAATTTTTGACATGTAATACGACATCCAACCAAATTTCGAACTACAGACATCGAAACAAGCAAACCCTAGCACAAATCCATCGGCTAACCAAGAAGATCCATCCATCCTAATTACTTCACCTGCAAACAGCCGTTCGAATCATCTATATATCCGTCTGAATCCAACCGATCGTCCTAGTTCAAGAACCCTACCAAACCCCCACCCCCACAAAAGACGCAACAAGACTGGCGCAGAATAGAGCATAACAGGGCATACCAtagtcgggggggggggggatagctcCAGGTTCACGGACGAAACCGACGGATTCCGGCGGCTCCATGCCTGCGCCGGTCGCCGGCGACGCCGCCGAGACGGATGACGTCATCTTGGAGCGGAACCGTCGCCACAGCGCGCGAGTTCTGTGGAGAGATGAAACGACAGGGCAAAACAGAGTTTGCCAAACCACATATGTACAGCAAATTCTGAACTGATTTCTATGTTTCAGTCTGAATCTTTTCTATGTTAAAAATGGCAAAAAAAAAGGGTTTGGCCCGGGTTTCGAACCCAGGATCTGCCATTGTGCTCTATTGTCCTTTGCCAACTGAATACGAGTAGCGTTTTGTGTTAGTACAGCCAGTCTTCTTTCTATACTGAATCAACTGTCGCCATAGATGTGGAGTGCGGGTTCAGTACTGGTAAATGTCAGGGGGGTTTCTGCAAAAGGGAGCGACGAACGCCTCGGCTCCGCCTCGGCCAGATGTCGCAACGGGATTGGCTTTGGGTGTTTTTGCACATGGGCTGCAAGTTTGTGGGTGGCGGAGTGGAGTTTTGCAAGTTTGTGGGTTGAAACATCACAGGCCGGACAAGTTCCTGGGTCTGCCGTGCTTTTACCTCTTTTTTCaagggtgtgtctagggcacatctagatgtgcctagttattgcacatctaagtgagtgaatcaagcgcaaagaggaaaaaaaagaaaaataaaatatccacacgaatctcgATGTAAGATCAAtaacataggacttagatgtgcaatacttatggcacatctagatgtgctttagcaaaactattTTTTCaagcattaggagtagagataaat is drawn from Triticum dicoccoides isolate Atlit2015 ecotype Zavitan chromosome 4A, WEW_v2.0, whole genome shotgun sequence and contains these coding sequences:
- the LOC119285607 gene encoding uncharacterized protein LOC119285607; amino-acid sequence: MRRCRDAGDRRRHRGSPGRHRRRCLGYVVEYQNAAVADHQDDTSFPSLHHTPPARSRRALIAIDDPLHPTCPGPDAATYQAPPQLHRSKVQRVPSPLIYDCGSRRVCGTGGERSRLVEKLIHDVCVSPWSSGVSSRRSGVPGPYSLQGACRMVWQNGVTSQGFLSRPHTVEPPAYPSHR